A genome region from Archaeoglobus fulgidus DSM 4304 includes the following:
- a CDS encoding signal peptidase I: MRPKLYLLSAILLTILALYLSGVRVLNTYGTSMLPELETGDLILIFPKNPSDVEVGDIVTYKKTIDGKTYLITHRVVEKTSEAIITKGDNLPREDEPVSYDSVVGVYVAKIPKLGLLGSVVRTLPGYLLLILIPGIALLIIEIKSIVGELK; encoded by the coding sequence ATGAGGCCGAAACTTTATCTTCTATCAGCCATTCTTCTGACAATTCTGGCCCTCTACCTTAGTGGAGTGAGGGTTCTGAACACCTACGGCACTTCCATGCTCCCCGAACTGGAGACGGGAGACCTGATTTTAATTTTCCCCAAAAATCCTTCCGATGTGGAAGTAGGGGATATCGTAACCTACAAGAAAACCATTGATGGAAAAACATACCTCATCACGCACAGAGTGGTTGAGAAAACGTCCGAGGCGATAATCACGAAAGGTGACAACCTGCCGAGAGAGGATGAGCCCGTAAGCTATGACAGCGTTGTTGGGGTTTATGTGGCAAAAATCCCGAAGCTTGGATTGCTTGGCAGTGTTGTTAGAACTCTGCCGGGTTATCTGCTCTTAATCCTCATCCCGGGAATAGCTTTATTAATTATTGAGATAAAGAGTATAGTTGGTGAGTTGAAATGA
- a CDS encoding TasA family protein produces the protein MRNYLIFFSISLILFAGSTLAYFSDAESSPSTYTTGYIDLKVWQNGWVDNPGKLIDIEAKPCEYKEKIIRIKNAGNNPAVVDLKIFNVRDFGGVFTEEEARFDYLNEINNISYQTFTGIWVECESFSQLIVENDNKTLRELEDLKFYTSPIAPGEVCDVHFTFHINSSAENEYQGDLAKFDLELSLEQVDGNGGEEETCWAIGGDFHEFGQGWGGYFTYTGGGLQVPIYAGRHIHVGSLTVEDAGGKIRVKYSVNGGWMLTETHLYVGDCPPPKSAPGKFPYKHEGLNSNFDEYVVDYGNCIAAHGVVVR, from the coding sequence ATGAGAAATTACCTTATATTTTTTTCAATTTCTTTAATTTTATTTGCCGGAAGCACTCTGGCCTACTTTTCAGATGCTGAATCTTCCCCATCAACCTACACAACAGGCTACATTGACCTCAAAGTTTGGCAAAACGGATGGGTTGACAACCCGGGTAAGCTCATCGACATCGAGGCGAAGCCCTGCGAATACAAAGAGAAGATAATAAGGATTAAGAACGCCGGAAACAATCCGGCTGTTGTTGACCTTAAAATCTTCAACGTGAGGGACTTTGGAGGAGTGTTTACAGAGGAAGAGGCGAGATTCGACTATCTTAATGAAATAAACAACATCTCCTATCAGACCTTCACTGGCATATGGGTGGAGTGCGAGAGCTTTTCCCAGTTGATTGTGGAGAACGACAACAAAACGCTGAGGGAACTTGAGGATTTAAAATTCTACACCTCACCCATTGCTCCGGGGGAGGTTTGCGACGTCCACTTCACCTTCCACATCAACAGCAGTGCTGAGAATGAGTATCAGGGAGATTTGGCAAAGTTTGACCTTGAGCTGTCCCTTGAGCAGGTTGATGGCAATGGAGGTGAGGAGGAGACCTGCTGGGCGATAGGCGGAGATTTCCATGAGTTTGGACAGGGATGGGGTGGTTACTTCACATACACCGGTGGAGGGCTGCAGGTTCCCATTTACGCAGGTCGGCACATTCACGTGGGCTCCCTGACAGTCGAGGATGCTGGCGGGAAAATAAGGGTGAAATACAGCGTAAATGGTGGATGGATGCTGACTGAAACCCACCTCTACGTCGGAGACTGTCCACCTCCCAAGTCCGCTCCGGGAAAATTCCCCTACAAACACGAGGGGCTAAATTCTAACTTTGATGAGTACGTGGTTGACTACGGCAACTGCATCGCCGCCCACGGAGTTGTTGTGAGATGA
- a CDS encoding TasA family protein: MKTAAAFVFIAAIAMATLSTYAYFADVEETGENYFEAGTMDIGLTNDIPGHVALDIYDWKPGEPGEDGKLRIWNWGENKGDHLEINFSFEYYEDDNGNATDGFVAGPESDSDVSQSPIIGVPYATGHLGANGMGAYIKLHHLHFKWYTNNALVRDDKIIDNYQPTATGLAAPYNLVDANSNGYMDLEDLAMTGFDNIPPPEIDNDGWYNGTDSYLELAMYIDFSTDAGNKYQGDITFFDIIVKLEQVASE, encoded by the coding sequence ATGAAGACCGCTGCAGCCTTTGTGTTTATCGCTGCCATAGCGATGGCAACCCTCAGCACCTACGCCTACTTTGCTGATGTGGAAGAGACGGGAGAGAACTACTTTGAAGCGGGAACGATGGACATAGGCCTTACCAATGATATTCCGGGGCACGTTGCACTCGACATCTATGACTGGAAGCCGGGCGAGCCCGGAGAGGACGGGAAGCTGAGAATATGGAACTGGGGGGAGAACAAAGGAGACCATCTTGAGATAAACTTCAGCTTTGAGTACTACGAGGATGACAACGGCAATGCAACAGATGGATTTGTTGCGGGGCCAGAGAGTGATTCGGACGTCAGCCAGTCTCCCATAATTGGCGTCCCTTACGCCACCGGACATCTTGGAGCTAACGGAATGGGGGCCTACATCAAACTACATCATCTGCACTTCAAGTGGTACACCAATAACGCTCTGGTCAGGGACGACAAGATTATAGACAACTATCAGCCAACAGCCACCGGACTTGCTGCACCTTACAACCTCGTTGACGCAAACTCCAACGGCTACATGGATTTGGAGGATTTGGCGATGACAGGCTTTGACAACATACCTCCGCCAGAAATAGACAACGACGGTTGGTACAACGGAACCGACAGCTACCTCGAATTGGCCATGTACATCGACTTTTCAACTGACGCAGGCAACAAGTATCAGGGCGACATAACTTTCTTCGACATCATCGTGAAGCTTGAGCAGGTGGCGAGCGAATAA
- a CDS encoding TasA family protein → MRKLLLSILSIGFMMAVIATGTLTYFYDVEVSDNNTITAGTIDISVDGENPWTTSVIVTDDAKPSLNFCVYKLVCNNGTNPAVVYTRIDNITESNNEVTEPELEADPSGLINDLSNVTWFDLAYNKGEGWNVLVKEGVLTVRDVEGTWYELTTLQPDECVNVLFSFHMKSDAGNEYQGDQMQFDIVFKAFQVNDDGAPY, encoded by the coding sequence ATGAGAAAACTGCTGCTCAGCATCCTTTCCATCGGATTCATGATGGCAGTGATTGCTACTGGCACCCTCACCTACTTCTACGACGTTGAGGTGAGCGACAACAACACCATCACTGCGGGCACCATTGATATCTCAGTTGACGGCGAGAATCCATGGACTACATCTGTGATTGTTACGGATGACGCAAAGCCGAGCTTGAACTTCTGCGTTTACAAGCTCGTCTGCAACAATGGAACAAATCCGGCCGTCGTTTACACGAGAATAGACAACATCACCGAGTCGAACAATGAAGTTACCGAGCCGGAGCTTGAAGCTGACCCAAGTGGGCTGATAAACGACCTTTCGAACGTGACGTGGTTTGACTTGGCCTACAACAAAGGTGAAGGCTGGAACGTTCTTGTTAAGGAAGGAGTTTTGACAGTGAGGGACGTTGAGGGAACTTGGTACGAGCTGACAACACTTCAGCCAGACGAGTGCGTGAATGTGCTGTTCAGCTTCCACATGAAAAGCGATGCAGGAAACGAGTATCAGGGCGACCAGATGCAGTTTGACATCGTCTTCAAGGCCTTCCAGGTTAATGATGACGGTGCCCCATACTGA
- a CDS encoding TasA family protein — translation MKKVWYSLLVVGLIGIGLGAGTLAYFSDTEMAPGTFTAGSLDLKVDLNSTYWKWDGQVYHHNFSEKDLNASVDYFWQLDDVKPGDSGEMTVSLHLYNNPGYLWFAVDVTEDDDNGLTEPEQEAGDTTDGAWYGELDEYIHVMIWRDDDCDNKYDFYDGCPFGCRDTFVDGNGDGSEQLLWSGYLKDISDANFNLSQYLPGGYMEACQTYCFGIYWEWTPTDTDNMAQSDSWGATLKFAVTQLNDDSNPFE, via the coding sequence GTGAAAAAGGTTTGGTACAGCCTCCTTGTAGTGGGGCTGATTGGAATTGGGCTTGGAGCGGGAACCCTTGCCTACTTCAGCGACACCGAAATGGCGCCGGGAACCTTCACGGCTGGCAGCCTCGACCTGAAAGTGGACCTGAACAGCACATACTGGAAGTGGGATGGTCAGGTTTACCACCACAACTTTAGCGAGAAAGACCTTAATGCATCTGTGGACTACTTCTGGCAGCTCGACGATGTGAAGCCGGGAGATAGCGGAGAGATGACAGTTAGCCTGCACCTCTACAACAACCCAGGCTATCTGTGGTTTGCCGTTGATGTTACGGAAGACGATGACAATGGCCTTACGGAGCCAGAGCAGGAAGCAGGAGATACCACAGATGGAGCTTGGTATGGAGAGCTTGATGAGTACATCCACGTGATGATCTGGAGGGATGACGACTGCGACAACAAGTATGACTTCTACGATGGTTGTCCTTTCGGCTGTAGGGATACGTTTGTTGATGGAAACGGAGATGGCAGCGAACAGCTGCTGTGGAGCGGATACCTGAAAGATATCTCCGATGCGAACTTCAACCTCAGCCAGTATCTACCGGGAGGATACATGGAAGCATGCCAGACATACTGCTTCGGCATCTACTGGGAGTGGACACCTACCGATACTGACAACATGGCCCAGTCTGATAGCTGGGGAGCAACCCTGAAGTTTGCCGTTACGCAGCTCAACGACGACAGCAACCCCTTCGAGTGA
- a CDS encoding helix-turn-helix domain-containing protein has protein sequence MKVPELIDEILLILNEEEMTERELAEKLRVERAMLRKVLEFLMEMDFVERANLKLKLSESGRRLVRLDVY, from the coding sequence ATGAAAGTTCCAGAACTTATCGATGAGATTCTGCTCATTCTGAATGAGGAGGAGATGACCGAAAGGGAATTGGCCGAAAAACTGAGGGTTGAGAGGGCGATGCTGAGAAAAGTGCTGGAGTTTCTGATGGAGATGGATTTCGTCGAAAGAGCAAACCTGAAGCTGAAGCTCAGCGAAAGTGGGCGGAGGTTGGTTAGGCTTGATGTGTATTAG
- a CDS encoding winged helix-turn-helix domain-containing protein: MRRSKIEIMAEILQTCSGNGVNITKIVYRVNLNSKVAQDYINCLLKEGFIEPVTDGKRTKYRTTEKGREFIQKFSEIEEDLQALKNAVENSIF, from the coding sequence ATGAGAAGGTCCAAAATCGAAATCATGGCTGAAATTCTTCAGACGTGCTCCGGAAATGGAGTTAACATTACCAAAATTGTTTACAGAGTGAATTTGAACTCTAAGGTTGCTCAGGATTACATTAACTGCCTTTTGAAGGAAGGATTTATTGAGCCAGTTACTGATGGTAAAAGAACGAAGTACAGAACAACTGAAAAGGGAAGGGAATTCATACAAAAATTCAGCGAAATTGAGGAAGACCTTCAGGCTTTGAAAAATGCCGTTGAAAACTCAATTTTTTGA
- a CDS encoding vitamin B12-dependent ribonucleotide reductase codes for MKLNRTAETVLRKRYLLKDDEGNVIETPEEMCWRVARAIAKAEENYGNNAEEWAEKFFKLLWEQKFMPNSPTLMNAGTELNQLSACFVIPVEDSIDGIFKALWDMAKVQKSGGGTGFSFSRLRPKGDIVKSTMGVASGPVSFMKIFDAATEQIKQGGRRRGANMGVLNVHHPDIEEFIKAKWEEGVLRNFNISVAATDAFMEALKKDDDYDLINPRTGEVVRRVPARKIFNLIVEGAWRNGEPGMIFIDTINRFNPTPHVGQIEATNPCGEQPLLPYESCNLGSINLAKFVKDGEIDWDGLREVVWIAVRFLDDVIDVNSYPIPEIEQMTKANRKIGLGVMGWADMLFLLNIPYDSDEAIQLAEKVMKFIQEESHRASQQLAEERGVFPNWKGSVWEKKGIKMRNATTTTIAPTGTISIIAGCSSGIEPIFALAYKRTNILDGEEFFEINEIFEEVLRRRGLYTDELIEKVAEKGSIQEIEEIPEDIRRVFKCALDISPEWHVRMQAAFQKYTDNAVSKTINMPNSATRKDVEKAFLLAYELGCKGITVYRDGSREEQVLRIKKAEEEKKEAKPRPPAKYIEPRPRPRITTGRTIETRTGCGSLYVTINEDEYGIAEVFVQLGKSGGCAASQTEAMGRLLSVALRSWIDPEVLIRQLKNIRCPSPGFDNGEVITSCADGVAKVLEKHLKGEYKKIKFEVEGIKPLTAFTGEAEEREEPRTKQIGGVCPECGNVLEYGEGCATCRFCGFTRCG; via the coding sequence ATGAAGCTCAATCGTACTGCTGAAACTGTGCTCAGAAAGAGGTATCTTCTCAAGGATGATGAAGGTAACGTAATTGAGACTCCAGAAGAGATGTGCTGGAGGGTTGCCAGGGCAATTGCAAAGGCTGAGGAGAATTACGGAAACAATGCTGAAGAGTGGGCTGAAAAGTTCTTCAAGCTCCTCTGGGAGCAGAAGTTCATGCCCAACTCCCCAACGCTGATGAATGCGGGGACGGAGCTGAATCAGCTTTCTGCATGCTTCGTCATCCCCGTTGAGGACTCCATTGACGGCATTTTCAAGGCCCTCTGGGATATGGCGAAGGTTCAAAAGAGCGGGGGAGGGACGGGATTCAGCTTTTCAAGGCTGAGACCGAAGGGAGATATAGTAAAATCCACAATGGGCGTTGCAAGCGGACCGGTAAGCTTCATGAAAATATTTGATGCTGCGACGGAGCAGATAAAGCAGGGAGGGAGGAGAAGAGGGGCAAACATGGGCGTTCTGAACGTCCACCACCCGGACATTGAGGAATTCATAAAGGCGAAATGGGAGGAGGGGGTGCTGAGAAACTTCAACATCAGCGTTGCCGCAACCGACGCCTTCATGGAAGCTTTGAAGAAAGATGATGATTACGACCTCATCAACCCCAGAACGGGGGAGGTTGTAAGGAGAGTTCCCGCCAGAAAGATATTCAATTTGATTGTGGAGGGAGCATGGCGCAACGGAGAGCCGGGAATGATTTTCATCGACACCATAAACCGCTTCAACCCCACTCCGCACGTGGGACAGATTGAAGCAACAAACCCCTGCGGAGAGCAACCGCTCCTGCCCTACGAATCCTGCAACCTTGGCAGCATAAACCTCGCAAAGTTCGTTAAAGATGGGGAAATCGACTGGGATGGGCTCAGGGAGGTTGTCTGGATTGCCGTGAGGTTTTTGGATGACGTTATCGATGTCAACAGCTACCCCATTCCCGAAATCGAGCAGATGACCAAAGCCAACCGCAAAATAGGTCTCGGAGTTATGGGCTGGGCTGACATGCTCTTTCTGCTCAACATCCCCTACGACAGCGATGAAGCCATCCAGCTTGCTGAGAAGGTGATGAAGTTCATTCAGGAGGAAAGTCACAGGGCTTCGCAGCAGCTGGCGGAGGAGAGGGGTGTTTTCCCCAACTGGAAGGGCAGCGTGTGGGAGAAGAAGGGAATAAAGATGAGGAACGCAACGACAACAACAATCGCACCAACGGGAACGATAAGCATTATCGCTGGCTGTTCAAGCGGAATAGAGCCGATTTTCGCTTTAGCATACAAGAGAACGAACATTCTTGACGGAGAAGAGTTCTTCGAGATAAATGAGATATTCGAGGAAGTTTTAAGGAGAAGAGGGCTGTACACAGATGAGCTGATTGAGAAAGTTGCCGAAAAAGGCAGCATTCAGGAAATAGAGGAGATTCCCGAGGACATAAGGAGGGTCTTCAAGTGCGCTCTCGACATCTCTCCAGAGTGGCATGTGAGAATGCAGGCGGCCTTCCAGAAGTACACGGACAATGCGGTCAGCAAAACCATAAATATGCCGAACTCTGCTACGCGGAAAGACGTTGAGAAGGCTTTCCTGCTGGCATACGAGCTTGGATGTAAGGGCATAACCGTTTACAGAGATGGCAGCAGAGAGGAGCAGGTTCTCAGAATAAAGAAGGCTGAGGAGGAGAAGAAGGAGGCGAAGCCGAGACCCCCTGCCAAGTACATCGAGCCGAGGCCGAGGCCGAGGATAACCACCGGCAGAACGATTGAGACCAGAACAGGCTGCGGTTCCCTGTATGTGACCATCAACGAGGACGAGTACGGGATTGCCGAAGTCTTCGTGCAGCTTGGAAAAAGCGGAGGCTGCGCTGCGTCGCAGACAGAGGCAATGGGGAGGCTGCTTTCAGTCGCGCTTAGGAGTTGGATTGACCCTGAGGTGCTGATAAGGCAGCTCAAGAACATACGCTGTCCCTCGCCAGGATTCGACAACGGAGAGGTCATAACATCCTGCGCGGATGGAGTGGCAAAGGTTCTCGAAAAGCACCTAAAGGGAGAGTACAAGAAAATAAAGTTCGAAGTTGAGGGAATCAAGCCCCTCACGGCCTTCACCGGCGAGGCTGAGGAGAGAGAGGAGCCGAGGACGAAGCAGATTGGCGGAGTGTGTCCTGAATGCGGGAATGTTCTTGAGTACGGGGAGGGTTGCGCAACCTGCAGGTTCTGCGGGTTTACGAGGTGCGGTTGA